A single region of the Gopherus evgoodei ecotype Sinaloan lineage chromosome 3, rGopEvg1_v1.p, whole genome shotgun sequence genome encodes:
- the NDUFAF4 gene encoding NADH dehydrogenase [ubiquinone] 1 alpha subcomplex assembly factor 4 isoform X1 gives MGAKVTRAFRNFNLESRATREISKEKPRSAPRHPVARPGPLPDDPEIQEEIRRKDDKLLALLKEVYVDSRDPPVQVKDEGGIIPSKQQEYRLTKLGHLRDQDIPSIPKGKISVVEVLTLLNNHKLSPQTWTAEKIAKEYSIDLKEVTSLLEFFIPFAVEIFPPKDRKVL, from the exons ATGGGGGCCAAGGTGACTCGCGCGTTCCGCAACTTCAACCTGGAGAGCCGGGCCACCCGCGAGATCAGCAAGGAGAAGCCCAGGTCCGCCCCCCGGCACCCCGTCGCCAGGCCGGGCCCGCTGCCTG ATGATCCAGAAATCCAAGAGGAAATTCGCAGAAAAGATGACAAACTTCTCGCCTTATTAAAAGAGGTTTATGTTGATTCCAGAGATCCACCTGTGCAA GTAAAAGATGAAGGTGGAATTATCCCAAGTAAACAGCAGGAATACAGACTTACAAAACTTGGTCATTTAAGAGATCAAGATATTCCAAGCATTCCTAAAGGCAAAATTTCTGTAGTGGAGGTTCTGACTCTTCTCAATAATCATAAACTTTCTCCACAAACATGGACTGCAGAGAAAATAGCAAAGGAGTACAGTATAGACTTGAAGGAGGTCACCTCTCTCTTAGAATTCTTCATACCTTTTGCTGTGGAGATCTTTCCTCCCAAAGACAGAAAAGTTTTATAA
- the NDUFAF4 gene encoding NADH dehydrogenase [ubiquinone] 1 alpha subcomplex assembly factor 4 isoform X2, with protein MLLSIYCALKYDPEIQEEIRRKDDKLLALLKEVYVDSRDPPVQVKDEGGIIPSKQQEYRLTKLGHLRDQDIPSIPKGKISVVEVLTLLNNHKLSPQTWTAEKIAKEYSIDLKEVTSLLEFFIPFAVEIFPPKDRKVL; from the exons ATGCTGCTCTCTATATATtgtgcactgaaat ATGATCCAGAAATCCAAGAGGAAATTCGCAGAAAAGATGACAAACTTCTCGCCTTATTAAAAGAGGTTTATGTTGATTCCAGAGATCCACCTGTGCAA GTAAAAGATGAAGGTGGAATTATCCCAAGTAAACAGCAGGAATACAGACTTACAAAACTTGGTCATTTAAGAGATCAAGATATTCCAAGCATTCCTAAAGGCAAAATTTCTGTAGTGGAGGTTCTGACTCTTCTCAATAATCATAAACTTTCTCCACAAACATGGACTGCAGAGAAAATAGCAAAGGAGTACAGTATAGACTTGAAGGAGGTCACCTCTCTCTTAGAATTCTTCATACCTTTTGCTGTGGAGATCTTTCCTCCCAAAGACAGAAAAGTTTTATAA